A window from Sinanaerobacter sp. ZZT-01 encodes these proteins:
- a CDS encoding dimethylarginine dimethylaminohydrolase family protein: MFTKAITKKPCKALIDGISTAQFVEAGEKPEYELSARQHDKYVETLESLGLEVLDLEADERYPDSCFTEDPAVVMERCAVITNPAKDSRNGEKEEILPAIRKFYSDDQIFHIEAPGTMEGGDVMRIGDHFYVGLSDRTNAEGARQFNEIVTKFGYTSSTVPVTEGLHLKDFAIYLENNNMLVTETVDKLEAFKDFNRFVVAPDELYAINSLYINGTVLVPEGYPKTLKIIEDLGYPVRLVDTSEFKKIDGSLTCLSLRF, encoded by the coding sequence ATGTTTACAAAAGCCATTACCAAGAAACCTTGCAAAGCATTAATCGACGGAATATCCACGGCTCAGTTCGTAGAAGCAGGCGAGAAGCCGGAGTACGAATTATCCGCCAGACAGCATGATAAATACGTTGAGACTCTTGAATCTCTTGGATTAGAAGTTCTAGATTTAGAAGCCGATGAGCGTTACCCTGACTCATGTTTTACAGAAGACCCAGCCGTTGTTATGGAGCGTTGTGCAGTGATCACAAACCCTGCAAAGGACTCTCGCAATGGCGAAAAGGAAGAAATCCTTCCAGCTATTCGTAAGTTCTACTCAGATGATCAGATTTTTCACATCGAAGCTCCAGGAACAATGGAAGGCGGTGATGTAATGCGTATAGGCGACCACTTCTACGTCGGTCTGAGCGACAGAACAAACGCAGAAGGCGCCCGCCAGTTCAACGAAATAGTTACAAAGTTTGGCTACACTTCATCCACAGTACCTGTAACAGAAGGCCTTCATCTAAAGGATTTCGCAATCTACCTTGAAAACAACAATATGCTTGTTACAGAAACCGTTGACAAGCTAGAAGCTTTCAAAGACTTTAATCGCTTCGTTGTAGCCCCTGACGAACTTTACGCAATCAACAGTCTGTACATTAACGGTACAGTTCTTGTTCCTGAAGGATATCCTAAAACTCTTAAAATCATCGAGGACCTAGGCTACCCGGTAAGGCTGGTTGATACAAGTGAGTTTAAGAAAATCGACGGCAGCCTCACTTGCTTGTCACTAAGATTCTGA
- a CDS encoding LysR family transcriptional regulator, with protein MSLSQYEAFIKAVETGTMTQAAEELGYTQSGLTKALNTLEEQWNVKLLTRGRNGVQLTTEGQLLLPYIRTLLHDQRRLSERIGEINGLREGLIRIGTFNSVSAQWLPGMIKRFQHDYPGIRFELLHGTDTQIVSWIADGRVDVGFVAYPTLSELESEFLYRDPIVGIFSEDDPYSRMEKLNISELPNLPYIALNEGVEDEITAILDKNSITLDARFVESDDHAVIAMVEKGLGISLMSVMMIQGFDRRIVAIPLEPQGYRDIGIACRNHNLLSSAASRFYECARRWIAEEYKPIEL; from the coding sequence ATGAGTCTCTCACAATACGAGGCATTTATCAAAGCTGTCGAGACTGGAACAATGACTCAGGCAGCGGAGGAGCTTGGCTATACACAATCAGGGCTTACTAAAGCATTAAATACATTAGAGGAGCAATGGAATGTAAAACTATTAACTAGAGGACGAAACGGTGTACAACTTACTACAGAAGGGCAACTGCTGTTGCCATATATAAGAACGCTCCTTCATGACCAACGTAGACTTTCCGAGCGAATCGGAGAGATCAATGGCCTTCGTGAAGGTCTTATTAGAATTGGAACATTTAACAGTGTCTCTGCACAGTGGCTCCCTGGGATGATAAAGAGATTTCAACATGATTACCCTGGAATCAGATTCGAGCTGCTGCATGGAACAGATACTCAGATTGTCAGTTGGATCGCTGATGGACGAGTGGACGTGGGTTTTGTTGCATACCCAACTTTATCGGAACTTGAGTCCGAATTCCTGTATCGTGATCCCATTGTAGGCATTTTTTCTGAAGATGATCCCTATTCCAGAATGGAAAAACTCAACATTTCCGAGCTGCCAAATTTGCCGTACATTGCGCTCAACGAGGGAGTGGAGGATGAGATTACAGCTATTTTGGACAAAAACAGCATTACCTTAGATGCACGTTTCGTAGAAAGCGATGATCACGCCGTAATCGCTATGGTAGAGAAAGGGCTGGGCATTAGTCTTATGTCTGTAATGATGATACAGGGTTTTGACCGACGAATTGTGGCGATTCCTCTGGAGCCTCAGGGCTACCGTGACATTGGAATCGCTTGCCGCAACCATAACCTTCTGTCTAGCGCAGCATCAAGGTTTTACGAGTGTGCTCGTCGCTGGATAGCTGAGGAGTACAAGCCTATCGAACTATGA
- a CDS encoding MATE family efflux transporter, producing MHSQIDFMNEKTRNGLFKMTIPLIVAMMLNMAYNLVDSLWIGNLLGENAMAALTSSTPIILLLTSIGMGATNGLVILLSQAIGAKDNAKTKRILSTSLTSTVVLCITLTIFCECSLDGILNLLYTPAEIFSMAKDYLSLYLLGFLPVFLYLYFTAVLRSYGNTIFQVIAILLCTILNVILDPIFIHIIGFSGAAIATILSQSIALLLMIGYIMKKKLFHFNIALFAWAEAKTLLCKSFPSIIQQSIPPLSTSVLTSIVSRFGVTAIAAYGITGKLETVLFYPAMALNMAVTTIVGQCIGAKRLDLAKEYLKTSLIYGTGLLLVLSTLIVLFSGNLSYLFLNSEDTATIVRTYFLIVSIGYILYTVTSCFMGSINGLGKPGIGMYLMIFYYLIIRMPLAYLLSHTYLALNGVWWAILISHVVAAVSATILFHFLSLKMKRNEQII from the coding sequence ATGCACTCACAAATTGATTTTATGAACGAAAAAACTAGGAACGGCTTATTTAAAATGACCATTCCACTCATAGTTGCTATGATGCTGAACATGGCTTATAACTTAGTGGATAGCCTATGGATTGGTAATCTTCTTGGTGAAAATGCAATGGCTGCACTCACTAGTTCTACTCCCATTATTTTACTCTTAACCTCTATCGGTATGGGAGCAACAAATGGTTTGGTTATTCTGTTGTCTCAGGCAATCGGAGCAAAAGACAATGCGAAAACAAAGCGTATTTTATCGACCTCATTGACTAGCACAGTTGTTTTATGTATTACACTTACTATCTTCTGCGAATGTTCTCTGGATGGAATACTAAATCTTCTGTATACCCCCGCCGAAATATTCTCAATGGCAAAAGATTATTTGTCTTTATATTTGTTAGGTTTTCTACCGGTTTTCTTATATTTATATTTTACAGCCGTCTTGCGCAGCTACGGAAATACGATATTTCAAGTAATTGCTATTCTTCTTTGTACCATTTTAAATGTAATACTAGATCCTATTTTTATTCATATCATAGGATTCAGTGGAGCAGCAATTGCAACCATTCTTTCACAGTCGATCGCTTTGCTTCTCATGATAGGGTATATCATGAAAAAGAAGCTATTCCATTTTAATATCGCACTCTTTGCTTGGGCTGAAGCAAAAACATTGCTATGTAAATCATTCCCCTCCATCATACAGCAAAGCATCCCTCCGCTTAGCACCAGCGTTTTAACTTCCATTGTCAGTCGTTTTGGTGTAACTGCAATTGCAGCCTATGGAATTACTGGAAAGCTTGAAACCGTTTTATTCTATCCGGCCATGGCTCTTAATATGGCAGTTACCACAATTGTTGGGCAGTGTATTGGTGCAAAAAGATTGGATCTTGCAAAAGAGTATTTAAAAACATCCTTAATTTACGGTACGGGATTACTACTGGTTCTCTCCACTCTTATCGTCCTATTTTCTGGAAATCTTTCTTACCTATTTTTGAACAGTGAAGATACTGCCACAATTGTAAGAACATATTTTTTGATTGTTAGTATCGGTTACATCCTATATACGGTTACTAGTTGCTTTATGGGGTCTATCAATGGACTCGGCAAACCGGGCATAGGAATGTATTTAATGATATTTTACTACCTTATTATCAGAATGCCTCTTGCCTATCTTTTATCCCATACCTATTTAGCACTTAACGGTGTATGGTGGGCGATTCTAATCAGCCATGTGGTAGCCGCAGTTTCTGCTACAATCCTATTTCATTTTTTATCCCTTAAAATGAAACGAAATGAACAAATTATTTAA
- a CDS encoding TetR/AcrR family transcriptional regulator, with the protein MTRITKEPEVRKQEILDAAMELFYQNGYDKTSITDIAERIGIAQGLCYRYFKSKEELFDTALDYYAQQQVNQMQSILCDTSKTLRQKLYETPTFMDIEQNNRVYYKVCHGTNSKKIHDQLSMKICHKLVPILKEQIQREVDLGELHFTDSETAASFCIYGQLGILLRDDLSGEERLNRIRTFLLQLFEL; encoded by the coding sequence ATGACTCGCATAACAAAAGAACCTGAAGTTAGAAAGCAGGAAATCTTGGACGCCGCAATGGAGTTGTTTTATCAAAATGGTTATGACAAAACATCTATCACTGATATTGCTGAAAGAATTGGAATTGCACAAGGTCTATGCTATCGTTATTTTAAGTCTAAGGAAGAGTTGTTCGATACCGCTTTGGACTATTATGCACAGCAGCAAGTAAATCAAATGCAGTCGATATTATGTGACACGAGCAAAACATTAAGGCAAAAGCTATATGAAACTCCAACTTTTATGGATATTGAACAGAATAATCGTGTTTATTATAAAGTATGTCATGGCACAAACAGTAAAAAAATTCATGACCAATTATCTATGAAAATATGCCACAAATTAGTACCTATACTCAAAGAACAGATACAGCGGGAAGTCGATTTAGGCGAACTTCATTTTACAGATTCTGAAACAGCTGCCAGCTTCTGCATATATGGTCAGCTTGGCATTCTACTGCGTGATGATCTCTCTGGAGAAGAAAGGCTTAACCGAATACGAACATTTCTTTTACAACTATTTGAACTATAA